The DNA sequence ACGCTGTGCCGGCTGGAGGCGGACAGCTTCGCGCTGCTCGTCACCGACGTGGAAGGGGAACTCGAGGTCGCCGTCAGCGCCAAGCGCCTGATCGACGCCTTCGCGGTGCCGCTGCCGGTCGATGACTGGGAGCTGCTGGCGGCGGTGCATGTCGGCGTGGCCCTCTACCCGTCCGACGGGCAGGAGGTCGACGCGCTGCTGCAGCACTCGGGTGCCGCACGGACGCGTGCCCGCGAGGCCACCGGATCGAGCTACCACTTCTACACCGCCGACATGCACGACCGCGGGATCGACCGGCTGAACACCGAAGTGGCGCTCTACCGGGGACTGGAGCGGGGCGAGTTCGAGCTGCACTACCAGCCCAAGGTCGATCTGCGCACCGGTCAGGTCATGGGGGTCGAGGCGCTGCTGCGCTGGAACCGCCCGGGCATGGGACTGCAGATGCCGGACCAGTTCATCGACATCCTGGAGCAGACCGGGCTGATCATGGACGCGGGCGACTGGGTGCTGCGGGAAGCGTGCGCGGCCATCCGGTCGATGCCGCTGTCGCTGGCCGTCAACATCTCGCCGCGCCAGTTCATGCACCCGAACCTGGCCGACCGGCTGATGCGCATGCTCGACGACATCCAGTTCCCGGCCGACCGGCTGGAGCTGGAAATCACCGAGCAGATCGTCGTCGAGGACGAGGAGCGGGCCATCGCCACGCTGCACGACCTCGCCAGCCGCGGCATCCGGGTGGCGCTGGACGACTACGGCACCGGCTTCTCGTCGCTGCAGCGCCTCAAGCGCCTGCCGCTGCACACGCTCAAGATCGACAAGTACTTTGTCATCTCGCTGGTCACCAGCAAGGCGGATGCGGCGATCGTGCGCTCGACCATCGACCTCTGCCACCAGCTCGACATCAACGTCGTCGCCGAGGGCGTGGAGGACGATGTCGTGATGGAGATGCTGCGGGGCTACGGCTGCGACGTGGCGCAGGGCTACGGCATCTGCCGTCCGCTGGCGATGGGCCGGCTCACCGAGTGGATGGCCAGCTCGACGGTGGCGTCGCTGTCCGGCCGGCACACCTTCCGGCCAGTCCGCTGAACCCGGCCACCCAGGGGCGCTGCCTCAGTCGTCGTTGGCGACCGGGGCAGCGCCTCTTTCCTTGCGGTCCGCAAAGCCTTGGCGGCCCAGACCGCGCCGGGCGGCGGCCGCCGACAGGGCCATCTTGAGCATCTCTTCGGGCTGACGGCCATCGGACGGGTAGACCGCCAGGCCCGTCGAGACCGTGACCACGGCCGTCTGCGCACTCACCATGAACGGCTCGCGCAGCATCTGGGACAGCTTCAGCGCCACCCGGTCGCCGTCTTCCGGGGCCTCCAGCCGGGTCAGCACCACCGCGAACGCATCCGGCGCCAGCGCGGAGACGACGTCACTGGCCCGCAGTCCGCTGCGCAGCCGCACCGCGAGCTTGCGCCGCAGCGCCTGCGCCGCGGCCACACCGAGACGGGCTTCGGTCGTCGCCAGCCCCTCGACGCGGATCACCAGCAAGGCCATCGGCGCCGGCTCGCGCTCGCGCAGCGCGCAGAGCTGGTGGAGCAGCTCCATCAGCTGGACGCGGTTGGGCAGTCCGGTGGCCAGATCGATCGACCACGCCCGGCGCAGCTCCTGCTCCTGCCGCTTGCGCTCGATCGCCAGACACAGGCTGCGCCCGATCGACTCGTCGTCGGACTGCTCGGACGGCAGCACGTCCTGCACGCCGGCACGCAGCAGACTCAGCATCAGTTCGCGCGAGGGCTTGGGCGTGCGCACCACCACCGCCGCCGCCAGCACCGCCTGCGTCCAGGCCGCCCAGTAGGGCAAGGTCCTGGCCTCGGCTTCGTCCACGCACGAGATCAGGATCGCCTCGGGTGTGGACTCGGCCAGCGCCGCCTGCGCCATGTCCAGCGTCGGACACAGGCGCCAGACGCAGCGCCCGAAACGGGAATCGGACGCCTGCGGTGCGTCGGCACCAACGTGGAGAACGGAAATGGACGCAATCATGAAACGCTCTGAAGTGATGCCGGAATCATGCAATAAACGCACATGTACCATCGTTTGAATTGGCATGAATAGCCCGTGCAATACCGCACAAACCCTGTGAGAAAGAGGGGGATTTCCTCCATTCCTGACGTGGATAGTTCACACCACACGGCACTGCATGACATGCCCCCTGGGGTGTCTTGCCTGTGCGTGACAAGGTCGGTACGATCCGCAGCCTTGCCTTGACCCACGACAACATGACCCTCGACTGGATTCACTTCACTCCCGGTGCCGCACTGGCCGGTGGCGCCCTGATCGGCCTGGCCTCCGCCCTCTATCTGCTCGGCAATGGCCGCATCGCGGGCATTGCAGGCCTGGTCGGAGAGCCCCTGGCAGCGCTGCTGCGTGGCCAGTCCCTGGCACCACAGGCCAGCCGGCTGCTGTTCCTGCTGGGTCTGCTGCTGTCGCCGTGGCTGTGGCAGCTGGCGGCGGACTTGCCCGCCCGACAGGCCGGGGCCTCCACGGGTGGTCTGGTCGTCGCCGGTCTGCTGGTGGGCTTCGGCTCGCGGCTGGGCAACGGCTGCACCAGCGGCCACGGCGTGTGCGGGCTGAGCCGGCTGTCGGGGCGCTCGCTGGTCAACGTGCTGGTGTTCATGGGGGCGGGCTTCGCCACCGTGGCCGTCACGCGCCACCTGCTGGGATGACCACCATGAACAATGCTTCGATGCGCGCCCTGACCGCACTGGTGGCGGGACTGGTCTTCGGGCTGGGCCTGATCGCGGCCGGCATGACGCAGCCGCTGAAGGTGCAGGCCTTCCTCGACCTGGGGGGCGCCTGGGATCCGAGCCTGGCACTGGTGATGGGGGCGGCCGTGGGTGTCGGGCTGGTGGCCTTCGCGTGGGCCCGCAAGCGCGGCAAGACCCTGGACGGCGAGACCATCGACTGGCCCCGCGCCACGCAGATCGACGGCCCGCTGGTGCTCGGCGGCCTGCTGTTCGGCGTCGGCTGGGGCATCGCCGGTTTCTGCCCGGGACCGGCGATCGTCGCCCTGGGCAGCGGCTGGGGCGACGCAGGCATCTTCGTGGCAGCCATGCTGGTCGGCATGGCCGCACACGACCGATTCAAGCGCTGAACGTCAGGCGCTGACGGCCTGCGCCGGCTGCGCGGACGGCGACTGGATGCGGTCCAGCGCCGCTTCCAGCGCCGCGACGCTGCGGTCGATGTGGTGCAGCTTTTCCAGCCCGAACAGGCCGATGCGGAAGCTGCGGAAATCGGCCGGCTCGTCGCACTGCAGCGGCACGCCGGAAGCGGTCTGCAGCCCCTGCGCGATGAACTTCTTCGCCGACTGGATCTCCGGATCGGTCGTGTAGCTCACCACCACGCCCGGCGCCTGGAAGCCTTCCGCCGCCACGCTCGGGAAGCCGCGGCGCACCATCAGCTCGCGCACGCGGCGGCCGAGTTCGACCTGCTGCGCCTTGAGATACGCGAAGCCGCCGGCGCGGGTCTCTTCCATCGCCTCCAGGCACTTGGTCAGCGCGTCGGTCGGCATGGTGGTGTGGTAGATGTGGCCGCCGCCCTCGTAGGTCTCCATGATCTGGAGCCACTTCTTGAGGTCGCAGGCGAAGCTGGTGCTGGTGGTGGCGTCGATGCGCGCCCGCGCCAGCTCGCTCAGCATCACGAAGGCGCAGCACGGCGAGCCGCTCCAGCCCTTCTGCGGCGCGCTGATCAGCACGTCCACGCCAGTCGCCGCCATGTCCACCCACATCGCGCCCGAGGCGATGCAGTCGAGCACGAACACCCCGCCGACCGCGTGAACCGCGTCCGCCACCGCCTTCAGGTAGCCGTCGGGCAGGATCATGCCGCTGGCGGTTTCGACGTGCGGCGCGAAGACGACGCCAGGGCGGTATTCGGCGATCGTGGCGACGACTTCCTCGATCGGGGCTGGGGCGAACGGCGCTTGCGAGCCGCTGGCGGTCTGGCGCGCCTTCAGCACACGGGTCTCGGACGGGATGCCGCCCATGTCGAAGATCTGCGACCAGCGGAAGCTGAACCAGCCGTTGCGGATCACCAGCACACGCTGCTGCGTGGCGAACTGGCGGGCGACGGCCTCCATGCCGAAGGAGCCACTGCCGGGAACGACGATGGCCGAGCGGGCGCTGTAGGCTTCCTTGAGCACGCCGGAGATGCCGCGCATGACACCCTGGAAGCGCTGGGACATGTGGTTGAGGGCACGGTCGGTGTAGACGACCGAGTATTCGAGCAGGCCGTCGGGATCGACGTGGGGCAACAGGCCAGGCATGGGACGGCTCCGTGTAGTTTGAATGCGCAAGTATTCAACCACAGCGCCACCTCCCTGCCCCTCGGCAATGACCCCGAAAGGAGCGCGCCTGTCACCACCCGGAGTTCAGGCGGAGAGGCTCCTCGCGATGTGCACCGCATAGACGGACAGCAGCAAGAGGCCACGCACCCGCGGAATGCGCCCCCGAACCGGCAGCATCAGCAGCAAGGCCAGCACGCCGATCCACAGTACGCCGGACACGGTGGCGAATGGAATCCGGATCGGGTGGATCACCGCCGCGGTACCGACAATGACCATCCCGTTGAACAGATTGCTGCCCAGCAGGGTGCCGAGGCCCATGTCGTCCTCGCCACGCCAGCGAGACAGCAGCGTCGTCACCAGTTCCGGCAAGGATGTTCCCAGCGCCACCAGGGTGACGCCGATCACATAGCCCTGCATCCCGAGCGCCGCGGCCAGTCCACTGGCACCGGACACGAACAGGCGCCCGGCGACAAGCAAGCCGATCAGCCCACCCAGCAGCCAGGACCAGAACCGGACCGGCCGCACCGCGGGCTCCAGTGCCTCGGGCGCCGGCAGGCTCTGGCGGTACCGGACCGCCTGCCGGGCCACCAATGCCAGCCAGCCCGCGAAAAGGCCAAGCAGGAGCAGCCCGTCCAAGCGCGACAGTTCACCATCCAGAAGCAGCAACCCCGTCAACAGCGGCACCAGCAGCGCCAGCAGGGCATCCCGACGCAGTGGTGGCCACTGCGCCGGCACATCGCCGAACACCAGGGCCAGCCCCATGATCAAGGCCATGTTGGCAACGTTGCTGCCCAAGGCATCCCCGAGACCGATGGCTGGCTGCCCATCCAGCGCAGCCAGCGTTGTCACCGTCAGTTCCGGACTGGATGTTGCAAAGGCGGCCAACGTGGTCGCCACCAGCATCGTCGGCAGGCGCCACCATGCAGCCAGGCCCAGCACGCCCCGCAGGAACGCCTCACCGCCTGCAGCCGCCAGCACGACCGCCGCCAGCAAGGAGGCCAGATCAAGCAGCATCGAAACGACTCACAGCAGACGCAAGGCCAGGGCAGCCACCACCGTCGGTCCGAGGGCCGCTGCCAGCAGGCCCAGCGGATGGACGGCACCATCGTCGAAATGTCCGCGCAAGATCGCGATGCCTGCAGGGTTGGGGGCATTGGCAATCACCGTCAGCCCGCCGCCCGTCACGGCACCCGCCACCAGCGCGACCTTGAAGTCGTCCGACAGCCCCTCCACCAGCGAGCCGAGGTAGGTCAGTGCCGCGTTGTCGGTGAAGGCGGTCAGCGCAGTTGCGCCGAAGAACACCGCGTCGCTGCTCATGCTCAGCAGCACGGGCTTGAGCCACCACTGCTGCTGCCCGCCAAGCACGACCAGCCCGGCCAGGAAAAACGCCACCAGCAGGCCCTCACGCAGGATGAGCCGGTCCTGATGGTGCTCGTAGGCATGGGTCACCCCGAGGAAAAACAGGAACAGCCCCATGAACACTGCCGGGTGGTGCGCAAACACCACCACACCGACCAGAAAGGCCAAGTGCACCACCACCAGCACGGGCGGCACCGGCGTACCGGAATTCCCGCCTTTGGCCAGCGGCAGGCCTGCCAGCTCCTTCCAGAACAGCAAGGACAGCCCCAGTGCATTGACTGTGACCGCCACCGCCGCTTTCCAGCCGAACGTGGAAAGCATGAAGGCCATGTCCCAGCCCCACGTGCCGGCCACCATCAGCACTGGCGGCGCGGCAAACGGCGTCAGCGTGCCGCCGATGGAGATGTTGACGAACAGCGTGCCGAGCGTGGCGTACTTCAGCCGAAGGGAGATGGGCTGTGAGAAGAAACGGTCGGCCAGGATCAGTGCAGCCAGCGTCATCGCTGCCGGTTCGGTGATGAATGAACCGAGCAGCGGCACCGCAATCATCACCAGCAGAAAGTAGCCCAGACTGCCCGGCAAGGGCAGCACGCGGGCAAGCAACTGCACCACAGCCATCGCGGTCCGGAGGATGGGCCGGGTCGCCGCGATCACCATGATCGCGAAGACAAACAAGGGCTCGGTGAAGTTGCGCGAATCGAGCGCGAATCGACATAGACAGTGGCCGATGCCGATCCATCGATGGCGAACATGGCGAGCACCAGCACCATGGCCCAGAAGCCGAAGACCACCTCGACCTCACCCAGCAGATGCCACAAGCCGGCATGGCGTGGGCGGGCGTGGGCCAGACGCTCGAAGAACTTGGTGGCGAAGGTATGCGCAATGGCGACAGCGAACAGCACCGCGCCGATCAGTTCAATCAGGGTGTAGGTCACCGGATTCCTTTCGTCGAGTCCCCATGCAGGCTCCGGAAGACCGGGCGCCCATGGAGTCGATTGGAACAGGGTTCGCTACCATGCACCCAGCTTCTCCCGCCGCGCCACCCTGGAGCCACCCGATGGGACATCCCGCCAGCCCCCGACGATGACCGCCACCGACTACCTCGCCTGGGAAGCCGCCCAGACCGAGCGCCATGAGTTCCTTGATGGCGAGGTCTGGGCGATGGCCGGTGCCGACGATCGGCACGTGTCCGTCGCACTCAACATCACGATGGCGCTGAAGCAGCCCCTGCCGCACCTCCATGAGCGACATGAAGCTGCACGCTGCCAGCGCCAACAACTGCTTCTACGAGCCCGATCATCCGGCCGCGGCGCCAGCCTTCTTCGCCACCAGCGTCAGGATGTCATAGCTCGCCACCAGCTCCCCATGCTGGTTGCTGACCTCCACGTCCCACGCCACCACGCCCTGCCCCACCCCGCTCGGATCGACGCGGTTGCGGTCGATCTTGCGCTTGCAGGTCAGCCGCGCCCGGATCGTGTCGCCGATGGCCACCGGCTTGACGAAGCGCAGCGTGTCCAGCCCGTAGTTGGCCAGCACCGGCCCCGGCGCGGGCGAGACGAACAGCCCCGCCGCCGCCGACAGCACGAAGTAGCCGTGCGCGATGCGCTGGCCGAACTGCGTTTCCTTCGCGGCGATCTCGTCGAAGTGCATGTAGAAGTAGTCGCCCGAGATGCCGCCGAAGTTGACGATGTCGGCCTCGCCCACCGTGCGGCGGTGGGTCAGCAGCGACTCGCCGATCTGCAGCTCCTCAAAATGGCGCCGGAACGGATGCACCTCGGTCTCGATCACCTTGGCGCCGCGCACATGCTCGCCCGTGACCGCGGCCAGCATCGTCGGCGAACCTTGCACCGCCGTGCGCTGCAGGTAGTGCTTCACCGCGCGCACGCCGCCGAGTTCCTCGCCCCCGCCCGCGCGACCCGGGCCGCCGTGCTTGAGCACGGGCAGCGGCGAGCCGTGGCCGGTCGACTCCACCGCCGATTCGCGGTCGAGGATGTGCAGCCGGCCATGCAGCGCCGCCGCTTCCGGAATCACGCGCGCAGCGATCTGCGGATCGCGCGTCACCAGCGTCGCCACCAGCGAACCACGCCCACGCGCCGCCAGCGCCAGCGCCTCGTCGATGCCGTCATAGGCCATCAGCGTGCTGACCGGGCCGAAGGCTTCGACATCGTGGACTGCGTCGTGCGCCAGCGGCTGGCGGCACAGCAGCAGCGTCGGCGCGAAGAAGGCGCCGCCTGCGGTGCCTTCACCGACCGGGCGCACCGCATCCACGCCGCCGCAGACCAGCTCGGCGCCATCCGCCAGCAGCATCGCCACGCGCTCGGCCACGTCGGCCTGCTGCGCGTGCGAGGCCAGCGCGCCCATGCGGACGCCCTCGACCGCCGGATCCCCGACCACCACCTTGGCCAGCCGCGCCTGCAGCCGCTCGGCGACGGCCTCCAGGTGCTGGCGCGGCACGATGGCGCGGCGGATCGCGGTGCATTTCTGGCCCGCCTTGACCGTCATCTCGCGGGCGACTTCCTTGACGAAGAGGTCGAACTCCTCGTCGTCCGGTGTCACGTCCGGAGCCAGGATGGCGCAGTTGAGCGAGTCGGCCTCGGCGTTGAACGGGACCGAGTTCCGGACCAGGTTCGGGTGGACACGCAGCCGCGCCGCCGTGTCCGCCGAGCCGGTGAAGGTCACCACGTCCTGCCCGTTCAGCCGGTCGAGCAGGTCGCCCGTGCCGCCGATGACCAGTTGCAGCGCGCCCTCCGGCAGGATCCCCGACTCGACGATCAGCCGCATCGCTGCTTCCGTGACGTAGCTGGTCGCCGTCGCCGGCTTGCCGATGCAGGGCATGCCCGCCAGGAAACTCGGCGCGAACTTCTCCAGCAGACCCCAGATGGGGAAGTTGAACGCGTTGATGTGGACCGCCACCCCGCGCCGCGGCACGAGGATGTGCGTCCCGGCAAAGCCGCCCTTCTTGCCCAGCGGGA is a window from the Sphaerotilus montanus genome containing:
- the paaZ gene encoding phenylacetic acid degradation bifunctional protein PaaZ yields the protein MTGPLQSWIGGRWIGQAPAQALRSAVDGRVVAQTHAEAIDFAEAVDHARRVGLPNLLALDFQQRAQRLKALAKFLMEHKEPLYAISAHTGATRADSWIDIEGGAGTLFAYASLGSNELPSGNVVHEGPAIPLGKKGGFAGTHILVPRRGVAVHINAFNFPIWGLLEKFAPSFLAGMPCIGKPATATSYVTEAAMRLIVESGILPEGALQLVIGGTGDLLDRLNGQDVVTFTGSADTAARLRVHPNLVRNSVPFNAEADSLNCAILAPDVTPDDEEFDLFVKEVAREMTVKAGQKCTAIRRAIVPRQHLEAVAERLQARLAKVVVGDPAVEGVRMGALASHAQQADVAERVAMLLADGAELVCGGVDAVRPVGEGTAGGAFFAPTLLLCRQPLAHDAVHDVEAFGPVSTLMAYDGIDEALALAARGRGSLVATLVTRDPQIAARVIPEAAALHGRLHILDRESAVESTGHGSPLPVLKHGGPGRAGGGEELGGVRAVKHYLQRTAVQGSPTMLAAVTGEHVRGAKVIETEVHPFRRHFEELQIGESLLTHRRTVGEADIVNFGGISGDYFYMHFDEIAAKETQFGQRIAHGYFVLSAAAGLFVSPAPGPVLANYGLDTLRFVKPVAIGDTIRARLTCKRKIDRNRVDPSGVGQGVVAWDVEVSNQHGELVASYDILTLVAKKAGAAAG
- a CDS encoding two-component system response regulator, translating into MSFPAHTAVPGASGTSGARILIVDDEGVTRMMIRRVLEDYGYRVLEAQDGQTATRLCDSESPDLVLMDVRMPVMNGFDACRNIRRSLRSGHTPVLMLTALDDVMAVTLAFEAGATDFVTKPINWALLAQRVRYALRTSLTERELRESQLALARAQKIARLGQWRLDFDTGQIHCSRELRDMLGLSAPDGLTVRDIVGNVSPEDRVRLRRFTRELRRTQREREVEIRVIGPNAPAKYLFLSGDVMLDEEGRSCALFGVAQDVSERRHAEARLSYYAHFDELTGLPNRVLFRDRVGTAVTAAQRGGRAFAVMNIDVDLLQRTQASVGQAASDRILKAVAQRLASVLRDRDTLCRLEADSFALLVTDVEGELEVAVSAKRLIDAFAVPLPVDDWELLAAVHVGVALYPSDGQEVDALLQHSGAARTRAREATGSSYHFYTADMHDRGIDRLNTEVALYRGLERGEFELHYQPKVDLRTGQVMGVEALLRWNRPGMGLQMPDQFIDILEQTGLIMDAGDWVLREACAAIRSMPLSLAVNISPRQFMHPNLADRLMRMLDDIQFPADRLELEITEQIVVEDEERAIATLHDLASRGIRVALDDYGTGFSSLQRLKRLPLHTLKIDKYFVISLVTSKADAAIVRSTIDLCHQLDINVVAEGVEDDVVMEMLRGYGCDVAQGYGICRPLAMGRLTEWMASSTVASLSGRHTFRPVR
- a CDS encoding YeeE/YedE family protein, whose amino-acid sequence is MTLDWIHFTPGAALAGGALIGLASALYLLGNGRIAGIAGLVGEPLAALLRGQSLAPQASRLLFLLGLLLSPWLWQLAADLPARQAGASTGGLVVAGLLVGFGSRLGNGCTSGHGVCGLSRLSGRSLVNVLVFMGAGFATVAVTRHLLG
- a CDS encoding DUF6691 family protein, encoding MNNASMRALTALVAGLVFGLGLIAAGMTQPLKVQAFLDLGGAWDPSLALVMGAAVGVGLVAFAWARKRGKTLDGETIDWPRATQIDGPLVLGGLLFGVGWGIAGFCPGPAIVALGSGWGDAGIFVAAMLVGMAAHDRFKR
- a CDS encoding aminotransferase class V-fold PLP-dependent enzyme produces the protein MPGLLPHVDPDGLLEYSVVYTDRALNHMSQRFQGVMRGISGVLKEAYSARSAIVVPGSGSFGMEAVARQFATQQRVLVIRNGWFSFRWSQIFDMGGIPSETRVLKARQTASGSQAPFAPAPIEEVVATIAEYRPGVVFAPHVETASGMILPDGYLKAVADAVHAVGGVFVLDCIASGAMWVDMAATGVDVLISAPQKGWSGSPCCAFVMLSELARARIDATTSTSFACDLKKWLQIMETYEGGGHIYHTTMPTDALTKCLEAMEETRAGGFAYLKAQQVELGRRVRELMVRRGFPSVAAEGFQAPGVVVSYTTDPEIQSAKKFIAQGLQTASGVPLQCDEPADFRSFRIGLFGLEKLHHIDRSVAALEAALDRIQSPSAQPAQAVSA
- a CDS encoding GGDEF domain-containing protein, with amino-acid sequence MIASISVLHVGADAPQASDSRFGRCVWRLCPTLDMAQAALAESTPEAILISCVDEAEARTLPYWAAWTQAVLAAAVVVRTPKPSRELMLSLLRAGVQDVLPSEQSDDESIGRSLCLAIERKRQEQELRRAWSIDLATGLPNRVQLMELLHQLCALREREPAPMALLVIRVEGLATTEARLGVAAAQALRRKLAVRLRSGLRASDVVSALAPDAFAVVLTRLEAPEDGDRVALKLSQMLREPFMVSAQTAVVTVSTGLAVYPSDGRQPEEMLKMALSAAAARRGLGRQGFADRKERGAAPVANDD
- a CDS encoding sodium:calcium antiporter, whose protein sequence is MLLDLASLLAAVVLAAAGGEAFLRGVLGLAAWWRLPTMLVATTLAAFATSSPELTVTTLAALDGQPAIGLGDALGSNVANMALIMGLALVFGDVPAQWPPLRRDALLALLVPLLTGLLLLDGELSRLDGLLLLGLFAGWLALVARQAVRYRQSLPAPEALEPAVRPVRFWSWLLGGLIGLLVAGRLFVSGASGLAAALGMQGYVIGVTLVALGTSLPELVTTLLSRWRGEDDMGLGTLLGSNLFNGMVIVGTAAVIHPIRIPFATVSGVLWIGVLALLLMLPVRGRIPRVRGLLLLSVYAVHIARSLSA